CGTGAGGGCCCGGAACACGGGCTGGAGGAAGTCGGCGAGGAGGCGCTCGCGGCGGTGCGAAAGCGCGCCGCCGACCGGGGCGTCGAGGTGCTCGAAGAGCTCAGACACGGGCGCCCCCACGAGGAAATCGTCGAGTACGCCGACGAGGAGGGCGTCGATCTGATCGTCCTCGGCACCCGACGCCATCCCGAGGAGTACCGGAGCCTCCTCGGGAGCGTCACGGACCGCGTGGTCCGGCTGGCCGACGAGCCGGTGACGGTCGTGAAGACGGAAGTCGAGTAACTCGACCGGCAGCCAAGCGAAAACTGTTAACGCCCCGTGTCGAGTACCGTCGATCGATGTCGACGGACTCCCAACTCGTCACCGCGATCAAAGCCGATCTCATCTGGCTGCTGACTGCGTGGCGAAAGCTGTTGTTCTCGGTGGAGTCGCACAGTCATCCGGCCCGGAATCGCTGGCAGCCCGAGACGATTCGGGACCGCCTGGCGTTCTGGGCCTGGAGTGGACTGGGGGCCGTACTGATCGCCGCCGCCTACCCGTTCGCAGTCGCCGGGTTCTGGGCCAGGTACGTGACCCGACGGCTCAACCGCATCGCCACCGGCCTGGGGCTGGTCGCCATCGTCGCCGTCGTGGCCGTCGTCTGGGGCACGTTGACGGTGATCGCCTGGGGGCAGCTTCCGGCCTCGGGGTTCGCCGCCGTCCTCACGGCCAGCGTGGTCGCGACGATATCCACCGCGCTCGCGTGGGGCACCACTCGGGCCGGCGGTCGGCGACTGACCCTCGTCGCCGCGTACCCGTTCGCCGTCGCGGCGATTTTTCTCCCACCGGTGACGGCCGCGCTCTTCTCGCCCACCCTGGGCGAGGTCATCCTTCCGCGGAGCACGTCACTCGCCGCGTGGCTCCTCGACAACGTTCTCGCCGTCGGGAATCTCAACACGGTCATCCGACAGCAGTTCAACCTATCCGGCGCCGCGTTCGTGGGGATGTGGGCCGGTCTCGCCGTCCCTATCGGCTGGATGCTCGGCCTGCTCGTGACGTTCGCGAACGCGGTTCGCCCGCGTGCCGACGGTGACCGGCGGTAGGGGAGTCAGTCCGACTCGTCGGTCGCCTGTACGGGATCGGCGGTTCCGTTTCGGTCCTCGTTTTCGCCTGCACCTTCGTGCTCGACGGCCCGCCGTTGCAGCGAGTCGATCCGGGGAACCTCGGTGACGTTCGAGAGCAACACGACCGCCGAGACGGTCGACGCTCCCGCCCGCGGGTCGTCGCCGGCGAGCACCTCGACCGTCT
This window of the Haloplanus rubicundus genome carries:
- a CDS encoding universal stress protein, encoding MYENILLATDGSVASKNATSHAIGLADLHDAMLHVLFVVDSDVYSAYSGDEYVDEREGPEHGLEEVGEEALAAVRKRAADRGVEVLEELRHGRPHEEIVEYADEEGVDLIVLGTRRHPEEYRSLLGSVTDRVVRLADEPVTVVKTEVE